In one window of Gossypium hirsutum isolate 1008001.06 chromosome A01, Gossypium_hirsutum_v2.1, whole genome shotgun sequence DNA:
- the LOC107916896 gene encoding desmethyl-deoxy-podophyllotoxin synthase, which yields MDKLLPFSFTFLVFIFMVFKLWMRSKIKETPKNLPPAPWKLPIIGHLHLLMFALPHRRLTELAKRHGSLMHLQLGELSHVVVSSPEDAKEVMKSHDINFANRPFLLGAEIVLYNLSDIGFAPYGSHWRQLRKVCTLELLSTKRVQSFRSIREEEVSSLITSIFCNTGSEINLGEMLCNLSYNITLRTALAGRCKLQHETLIPILKQFVDALGGFSITDLFPSVKLLPMISGMRAKLEKFHHDLDVMLESIIEEHRASNANLGNSDDETDDLLDVLLNLQDHGGLEFPLTTDNIKAVILDMFIGGTETSSTVVEWAMSEIMKNPRILEKAQAEVRQVYDRTGDVNESDLHELKYLKLVIKETLRLHPPLPLLIPRENSERCEINGYEIPAKTKVIVNAWAIGRDSNYWSEAERFIPERFINSSVDYKGANFKFIPFGAGRRICPGMSYGMAVVELSLAKLLSHFDWKLPNGMKNEDLDMTEAFGASVRRKSELYLVPTPYHLGITMERDRVNITKPIHFFKNKSTLLEADQ from the exons ATGGATAAGTTGCTCCCCTTTTCCTTCACCTTCCTTGTGTTCATTTTCATGGTGTTTAAACTATGGATGAGATCAAAAATAAAGGAGACACCCAAAAATCTACCTCCTGCACCATGGAAACTACCTATTATAGGGCACTTGCATCTTTTAATGTTTGCTCTTCCCCATCGGCGCTTAACGGAATTAGCCAAAAGACATGGTTCCCTGATGCACCTACAACTTGGTGAATTATCACACGTTGTTGTTTCTTCTCCAGAGGATGCTAAAGAAGTGATGAAATCACATGATATCAATTTTGCTAACAGGCCCTTTCTCCTTGGTGCAGAAATCGTATTATACAATCTTTCAGATATTGGTTTTGCACCATATGGAAGCCACTGGAGGCAGCTTCGAAAAGTTTGCACATTGGAGCTGTTAAGTACGAAACGTGTACAATCATTCCGATCAATCAGAGAAGAGGAGGTATCAAGTTTAATTACATCAATCTTTTGTAATACAGGATCGGAAATCAACCTTGGAGAAATGTTATGCAACTTATCATATAACATCACTTTAAGGACTGCTTTGGCCGGAAGATGCAAATTGCAACACGAAACATTGATTCCAATTCTCAAACAATTTGTCGATGCTTTAGGTGGTTTCAGTATTACCGATCTGTTTCCTTCCGTCAAATTGCTTCCCATGATCAGTGGGATGAGAGCCAAACTTGAGAAGTTTCACCATGATTTGGACGTGATGCTTGAAAGCATCATTGAAGAACATAGAGCTAGCAATGCAAATCTGGGAAACAGTGATGATGAAACGGATGATCTACTTGATGTTCTTCTGAATCTCCAGGATCACGGAGGCCTTGAATTTCCCTTAACGACTGACAACATCAAAGCTGTTATACTG GACATGTTCATTGGTGGGACTGAGACATCTTCAACTGTAGTAGAATGGGCAATGTCGGAAATAATGAAAAATCCTAGAATCCTTGAAAAAGCGCAAGCTGAGGTGAGGCAAGTCTATGATAGAACAGGGGATGTCAACGAATCAGACCTTCATGAATTGAAGTACTTGAAGTTGGTTATAAAGGAAACTCTAAGATTACACCCTCCTCTACCTTTGCTAATTCCAAGAGAAAATAGTGAGAGATGTGAGATTAATGGATATGAGATACCAGCCAAGACCAAAGTGATTGTTAATGCATGGGCAATTGGAAGAGATTCCAACTACTGGAGTGAAGCCGAGAGGTTCATTCCAGAGAGATTCATCAATAGTTCAGTTGACTATAAAGGGGCTAACTTCAAATTTATTCCCTTTGGTGCCGGAAGGAGGATATGTCCTGGCATGTCATATGGTATGGCTGTTGTCGAGCTTTCCCTTGCAAAATTACTATCCCATTTTGATTGGAAACTCCCTAATGGAATGAAAAATGAGGATCTAGACATGACTGAGGCTTTTGGTGCTTCTGTTAGAAGAAAAAGCGAGCTCTACCTTGTTCCCACACCATATCACTTAGGAATTACAATGGAGCGGGACAGGGTCAATATTACTAAACCCATccactttttcaaaaataaatctaCTCTATTAGAAGCGGATCAATAA